From Hippoglossus stenolepis isolate QCI-W04-F060 chromosome 6, HSTE1.2, whole genome shotgun sequence, a single genomic window includes:
- the klhl21 gene encoding kelch-like protein 21 codes for MDPPERAEPEKPVLQTQPSTLPFFDTAHAFNLLRGIHELRAERKFFDVTLCAEGREFHCHRTVLAAASTYFRAMFTGTLRESVMDRVVLHEVSAELLGLLVDFCYTGRVTVTQDNVDLLLKTADLFQFPSVKEACCAFLEQRLDISNCLEIQDFAEAFACRELATSARRFVLKNIMELAKGMDFERLPWKRLLEFMSDNELGVDKEETVYQIAVRWVKVDLQRRLHYWPELLQQVRLPFVRRFFLLAHVESDPLVYLSPTCLRMVNEARSFQSCEYDRHDRPCHRMRPRPSTGLAEILVVVGGCDQDCDELVTVDCYNPQTGQWRYLAEFPDHLGGGYSIAALGNDMYVTGGSDGARLYDGVWRYKSSVNEWTEASPMLKAREYHSSCVVKGQLYVVASDSTERYDHAVDCWEALPAMLHPMDNCSTTACNGRLYAIGCLTGEDTMAIQSYDSDTNRWSMVNCGQLPPWSFTPKTLTLNGLIYFVRDDSAEVDVYNPQKNKWDMISPMTQVHVGGSVAALGGKLFVSGGYDNTFELSDVVEAFDPTTRTWALAGRLPQPTFWHGSVSIFRQFMPQVSSAFRPTDAPEMTAIHLHRHQRHQALHNLNNNINQNQDVNPAH; via the exons ATGGATCCaccagagagagcagagccggAGAAGCCCGTCCTGCAGACGCAACCGTCCACGCTGCCGTTCTTCGACACGGCTCACGCCTTCAACCTCCTTCGGGGAATCCATGAACTCAGAGCTGAGAGAAAGTTTTTCGATGTGACTCTTTGTGCCGAGGGCCGCGAGTTCCACTGTCACCGCACAGTGTTGGCCGCCGCCAGCACCTACTTCCGGGCCATGTTTACAGGAACGCTGAGGGAGAGCGTTATGGACCGAGTGGTTCTACACGAGGTGTCGGCCGAGCTCTTGGGTCTGCTGGTGGACTTCTGCTACACGGGGCGGGTCACCGTCACTCAGGATAACGTGGACCTCCTCCTGAAGACGGCTGATCTGTTTCAGTTTCCCTCGGTGAAAGAGGCCTGCTGTGCTTTTCTGGAGCAGCGGCTGGACATTTCCAACTGCTTGGAGATCCAGGACTTTGCGGAGGCTTTCGCCTGCAGAGAGCTGGCAACCAGTGCTCGCCGCTTTGTCCTGAAAAACATCATGGAGCTGGCGAAAGGGATGGACTTTGAGCGATTACCCTGGAAGCGCCTGCTTGAGTTTATGTCCGATAATGAGCTGGGTGTGGACAAGGAGGAGACAGTTTATCAAATAGCAGTGCGCTGGGTGAAGGTCGATCTCCAGCGGAGGCTACACTACTGGCCCGAGCTCCTCCAGCAGGTCCGACTCCCGTTCGTCAGGAGGTTCTTCCTGTTGGCCCACGTGGAGAGCGACCCGCTCGTCTACCTGTCGCCCACCTGCCTCCGCATGGTGAACGAAGCCCGCAGCTTCCAGTCCTGCGAGTACGACCGCCATGACAGGCCCTGCCACCGCATGCGGCCACGGCCATCCACGGGATTGGCAGAAATCCTGGTAGTGGTGGGAGGCTGCGACCAGGACTGTGATGAGCTGGTCACGGTGGACTGTTACAACCCCCAGACGGGACAGTGGCGCTACCTGGCTGAATTCCCTGACCACCTCGGAGGGGGCTACAGTATAGCTGCTCTTGGAAACGATATGTACGTGACAG GCGGCTCCGACGGCGCTCGCCTCTACGATGGCGTGTGGCGCTACAAGTCCAGCGTCAACGAATGGACCGAGGCGTCGCCCATGCTGAAGGCCCGCGAGTACCACAGCTCCTGTGTGGTGAAGGGTCAGCTCTACGTGGTGGCGTCGGACAGCACCGAGCGCTACGACCACGCTGTGGACTGCTGGGAGGCCTTACCCGCCATGCTGCACCCCATGGACAACTGCTCCACCACCGCGTGCAACGGACGCCTGTATGCTATCGGCTGCCTGACCGGAGAGGACACCATGGCCATCCAGAGCTACGATTCAGACACCAACCGCTGGTCCATGGTGAACTGTGGTCAGCTGCCTCCGTGGTCCTTCACACCGAAAACTCTGACCCTCAACGGCCTCATCTACTTTGTCAG GGATGACTCAGCGGAGGTGGATGTTTATAATCCCCAGAAGAACAAGTGGGACATGATAAGTCCTATGACCCAG GTCCACGTTGGAGGAAGCGTTGCAGCCCTGGGCGGTAAACTGTTTGTGTCCGGTGGCTACGACAACACGTTTGAGTTGTCCGATGTGGTGGAAGCCTTCGACCCCACCACCCGCACGTGGGCCCTCGCCGGACGACTACCTCAGCCGACCTTCTGGCACGGCAGCGTCAGCATATTCCGCCAGTTCATGCCCCAGGTGTCCAGCGCGTTCCGACCTACCGACGCGCCCGAGATGACCGCCATTCACCTGCACCGCCACCAGCGTCACCAAGCGCTCCACAATCTGAACAACAATATCAACCAGAACCAGGACGTGAACCCGGCGCACTGA